TGCTGCGGCTGGCCGGCACGATCATAAATTCCGCCGGGAGGGAAACGGGACATCGTCTCGTGATAGTTGTGCATCGCGAGGCCCAACTGCTTGAGATGGTAGCGGGTTTCATTGCGACGGTACCTGCCCCTTCCCTTGTGAACCAGCAGCAGTCTCTCGTTTGTGGTCACCAGTTCCTGAACCGTGTGTTTCAGTCCCAGCAGTGCAAAGCTGAAACCCGCGAGACTCAGAACGAGTATCAGGAGTGAGGCCGTCCAGCGTTTCTCCCAGTTTGTTGTCACGGCAGTCTGTACATGGTCAACTTTGGTAGACTGGAACCGGCGGTAGAGACCGTTCAGCAAAAAGTGTGCGACGAGTGCCACCGCTAATAGCAGACCACAAAACCAGAGGAACTGCGGCACCGTAAAGGTCCAGAGGGAGAGGAACCGCCAGAGGTAAACGGCCCAACCCGTCAGGAACAGGAACCCGAGGAGCAGTGGAAACATGATTTGGAAAAATCCCAGCACGGCAATCAGGATCAGTATCAGAACCAACGTTTCCAGCCGCGTCAGACGATAGCCCCAGGCGGTCTCCGTCTCTGCAACATCTCGCCCGGTTTTGTGGAAGTCATCTGTCATGGTGCCACACTCCCCTCCCCCACCGGTTCGCCGCCATTGGGTGTTGTCAGGGCTTTGAGGATGGCAGGATCGATGTTTTCATTGATGAAACGGACGGAGCCGTCGACCATCAGAAACTGGGCACCGCCCTGAAAGGGACCGCCAAAGCCATGCGGGTCAGCGTTGATGCCCCGCGTTGGATCGCGGAAGTTGGTTGGATCACCCCAGGCCTTGAACTGCGCGTTCACTTCTCCTGCGAGCAGCGTATTCGAACTGCCGTCGCTGATCTCCTGGAAACCCGGCGCCGCATTCGCATTCATGACATGCGAGTTAGCCGCGTATTGCGCGGGCTGGTAGCCTGCGGAAGTCGGTTCGCCCTCGGTTCCCCCGCGGTAGGTCTCCCGCAGACCGGGATTCAGGCAGTAGTACAAGGGCTGTTGAAAAGGGCTACGGTTGGCGTCGGCTGACCAGGGCTGGTCGAGGTCGATCTGACGATAGAGCCGCTCTTCCCCCAGGAAGGGGAGCAGGTGTGTGAGCCAGCTGTGCTGTGGCTGACCGGTTTGATCGAAGGTGCCCCCTGCCGGAAAGTGCCCATAGACATCCTGGTGACTGTGCAGCGCCAGCCCGAGTTCTGCGAGTTGATCGCCGGACAGCTCGCGCTTCCAGCCGCCTTGACTGTCAAACGCGAATGAGATTCGTTCCTGACTGGTAGCCAGCGCCCAGACCTGTTGCGTCAGCTCGGTCACTGCAAAGCTGCTGCCCAACAGCAGCAGCAACAACGCCAGGATGGTACAGGTCCACCGTGGTTGCCAGACTGCGGATGAATTCTCTGACTGAAATCGCAGGCGATAGCCACGTTTTAATAACAGATGCAGGACGGCGCCTATGAAAACGAGAATGACGACACACCAGACGATCTGCGTAGGAGAACTACTCAAGCTGTTCCCCGCGCGCTGCAGATACAGATACCAGCCGGCCAGCAGGTGATACCCGACGCGAAACGGATAGACGACTCCTAGCAGCAGCAGAAAGAAACAGTAAACCATTATCGCAAACAGGATCATCAGGCAGCCAGCCACGATCAGTAGTTTGAAGCCCAGGCCGCGGGCAGGACGGGGAACGGTTTTCGTTTCGTTCGACATGGCTTTACCAGTCCTCCAGAAAATCACTGACGTCTTCGCCGCCGTTGGGTGTGGCGAGTGCTTTAAGCACGGCCGGGTCGATGTTTTCATTAATGAAGCGGGCCGAACCATCTCCCAGCAGGCAATTGGCACCGCCTTTGAAAGGACCACCAAAGCCGCGCGGGTGAGCATTGATTCCCAGCGCCGGATCGCGGAAGTTGGTCGGATCGCCCCAGGCTTTGAGCTGCGAATTGACTTCGCCCGCCAGCAGTGTGTTGGAAAGACCGTCCTTGATCTCTTTGAAGTTCAGTCCCGAGTTCACATTCAGGACACGTGCGTTCGCCGCGTATCCGGCCGGCTGGTATCCGTGGGGGAGTTCCGGTTCTTCCCTGTTCAAGCGGGGACCGGGAATCTGATACCCATACAGTTCTGTAGTAAAGATGTCACGATTGTCCGCGGCGGTCCAGGGTTGATGAAAATCGACCTTGTTATACAGGGGTGCCTGGTCTACATAAGGCAGGATCTGCGTCATCCAGCTGTGTTGTGGCTGTCCGGTCTGATTGAAAATTCCGCCGGGTGGCAGGCGATCATGGAGGTCGTGGTAGTTATGCAGCGCCAGGCCAATCTGTTTGAGATTGTTTTTGGAAGCACTACGTCTGGCTGCATTATACGAATTATAGGCTGTCACAAGCCGCTCATCGCCGGTGGTCATCGACCAGACCTGCCGGCCGATTTCCACGACGGCCACTCCGCTCCCGGCCAGGATCAACAGGAACAGCAGCACCGAACAGGTCCACTGTTTAGGCCAGGAGTTCAGGGGGGCGACGTCCGGCTCGGCCGACTGCAGTCGTTGTGACCAGTGATACCCCTGTTTCAGCAACACATGCAGGGCCACGACGATCAACGCCAGAAAGAGAATCAACCAGACCAGTTGTGAGACGACCAGGGTCTGCGTATTCAACACGCGTTTGAGATAGGCCACCCAGCCGAACAGGAGATGAAAGCCGATCACGAAAGGCAACATAACTCCCAGGCAGGCCATGAATCCCGCCAGCGTCAAGACGCTGATCCCCCGCGCAATCCAGTCTACCGATTTCTGTGGAGTCGACTGCTCTGAGTCCGTGGATCCGGGTCCCGTGGTTTCCGGGTCGGTTGTCATCGCATTACCTCCCCTTCAGGAACGTGCTGACATCTTCGCCACCATGGGGCGTTGCCAGGGCTTTCAATATTTCGGGGTCGATGTTTTCATTAATGAAGCGGGCACTGCCATCGAGAAAGACCATGTTCGCCCCCCGCCGCTGTTGCCAGGGACCACCAAAGCCTTCCTGATGTGAATTGATGCCCAGTGCGGGATCGCGAAAATTGACGGGATCACCCCACGCACGCAGTTGACTGACGACTTCGCCTCCGAGCAATGTATTGGATACCCCGTCCGGAATGCGATTCAGGCTGGCACGCTCCTTGAGACCACTGATGTGACTATTCAAGGCATAATAAGACAGACCAAAGCCCTGATTATTCTGTTCTGGCCATTCCGAGCCCGGCATCAGGAATTCCCGAATTGGTTTCTGAAACAGTTTCGCATTGGTTTTTGAATTCCAAGGCTGAAACCTGTCGATCTGCTGATAATATTTCAAACGTCCCAAATAAGGCAGCAATTCTGTTTCCCAACTATGCAACGGTAGTCCGGTGGATGAGATGCTTCCCCCCGGAAATCTATTCCCCTCTGCCCCTGATGCAAAGTTGATCGTCTCATATGCAATATTTTTGAGCTTTCTCTGGGAACGTTCTTTCCTACCTGGCCCGCGATGTCCTGAAGCTAAGCCGATGATGCCCTCCGAAGCCGTCACAATCCAGGCACTCTGGTGCGCTACTCCAACCACGGCGAACCCACCCGTAAAGGCGACGACGAGCAGCAGCAGACAGAAACCGGTCCAGCGGATACGCCAGCTGGATAATGGAGTCATATCAGTTTTCATTCTGACATTGCGTATCAGGAAAGTGCCGAGTAACTGGATGATTACCGCCATTAAAACCAGAAACGCAAACGCTGTGATGATCCCGGAGAGGGAAACAGACACTGATGGAAGCACACGTTTTAAAAAGAGGAACCATCCCCCAGCCAGGTAGAAGAGGGTCTGTATCGGAAACAGAATTCCCAGACAGCCCGACACTACGACTGCGCCGAGCAGGAACCCGACCAGCA
This is a stretch of genomic DNA from Gimesia chilikensis. It encodes these proteins:
- a CDS encoding DUF1559 family PulG-like putative transporter; this translates as MSNETKTVPRPARGLGFKLLIVAGCLMILFAIMVYCFFLLLLGVVYPFRVGYHLLAGWYLYLQRAGNSLSSSPTQIVWCVVILVFIGAVLHLLLKRGYRLRFQSENSSAVWQPRWTCTILALLLLLLGSSFAVTELTQQVWALATSQERISFAFDSQGGWKRELSGDQLAELGLALHSHQDVYGHFPAGGTFDQTGQPQHSWLTHLLPFLGEERLYRQIDLDQPWSADANRSPFQQPLYYCLNPGLRETYRGGTEGEPTSAGYQPAQYAANSHVMNANAAPGFQEISDGSSNTLLAGEVNAQFKAWGDPTNFRDPTRGINADPHGFGGPFQGGAQFLMVDGSVRFINENIDPAILKALTTPNGGEPVGEGSVAP
- a CDS encoding DUF1559 family PulG-like putative transporter — encoded protein: MTDDFHKTGRDVAETETAWGYRLTRLETLVLILILIAVLGFFQIMFPLLLGFLFLTGWAVYLWRFLSLWTFTVPQFLWFCGLLLAVALVAHFLLNGLYRRFQSTKVDHVQTAVTTNWEKRWTASLLILVLSLAGFSFALLGLKHTVQELVTTNERLLLVHKGRGRYRRNETRYHLKQLGLAMHNYHETMSRFPPGGIYDRAGQPQHSWITQLLPFLDQAYLYNQIDFEQPWTAPENRPHFENRLPVLQNPKLNYDYQPGDLRRDKEHRLKPAHYAENSHVFNVNSGPSIQEIRDGTANTLLAGEVNSQIKAWGDPTNFRDPTRGINADPQGFGSPSTGGAYFLLGDGSVRFINEDIDPAILKALATPNGGEPVGEY
- a CDS encoding DUF1559 domain-containing protein; its protein translation is MTTDPETTGPGSTDSEQSTPQKSVDWIARGISVLTLAGFMACLGVMLPFVIGFHLLFGWVAYLKRVLNTQTLVVSQLVWLILFLALIVVALHVLLKQGYHWSQRLQSAEPDVAPLNSWPKQWTCSVLLFLLILAGSGVAVVEIGRQVWSMTTGDERLVTAYNSYNAARRSASKNNLKQIGLALHNYHDLHDRLPPGGIFNQTGQPQHSWMTQILPYVDQAPLYNKVDFHQPWTAADNRDIFTTELYGYQIPGPRLNREEPELPHGYQPAGYAANARVLNVNSGLNFKEIKDGLSNTLLAGEVNSQLKAWGDPTNFRDPALGINAHPRGFGGPFKGGANCLLGDGSARFINENIDPAVLKALATPNGGEDVSDFLEDW
- a CDS encoding DUF1559 family PulG-like putative transporter; this translates as MESETGTTTRKTRRWPKVLVGFLLGAVVVSGCLGILFPIQTLFYLAGGWFLFLKRVLPSVSVSLSGIITAFAFLVLMAVIIQLLGTFLIRNVRMKTDMTPLSSWRIRWTGFCLLLLVVAFTGGFAVVGVAHQSAWIVTASEGIIGLASGHRGPGRKERSQRKLKNIAYETINFASGAEGNRFPGGSISSTGLPLHSWETELLPYLGRLKYYQQIDRFQPWNSKTNAKLFQKPIREFLMPGSEWPEQNNQGFGLSYYALNSHISGLKERASLNRIPDGVSNTLLGGEVVSQLRAWGDPVNFRDPALGINSHQEGFGGPWQQRRGANMVFLDGSARFINENIDPEILKALATPHGGEDVSTFLKGR